The following proteins are co-located in the Xyrauchen texanus isolate HMW12.3.18 chromosome 43, RBS_HiC_50CHRs, whole genome shotgun sequence genome:
- the LOC127636164 gene encoding RILP-like protein 1 isoform X1 yields MEDFGSALEKNVADLTVMDVYDIAAVVGQEFERIIDQYGCEALSRLMPKVVRVLEILEVLVSRNSISPETEELRLELDRLRLERMDRMEKEKKHKKDLELVEDVWRGEAQDLLSQIAQLQEENKTLLNNLSIKECPMTEEDIQKQEGMTERERQVMKKLKEVVDRQRDEIRAKDRELTLKNEDIEALQQQLNRLMKINHDLRHKITVVEAQGKALIEQKVELEAFGQARQQELGNLRQEVSRLKERLKEQGKSSTETEEPAGPPSPAKLTKAPPAWGQDLASELLVGGMEIEEGPLHLIPSTGSQGASTDESEDEKDDEEAAFLLEALCDEEMSAIDSKDPNCPRFTLQELRDVLHERNELKAQVFMLQEEIAYYKSEEQEEETVQPMSDPSPTFRPSSRSNFQPESGIKRLFSFFSRDKTRGSQRVAQMGEGFGSWAGKDDVYTEQAQEALQHM; encoded by the exons ATGGAAGATTTCGGGTCGGCGCTGGAGAAGAACGTGGCGGATCTGACGGTCATGGACGTGTATGACATCGCCGCAGTGGTGGGCCAGGAGTTCGAGCGTATTATCGATCAGTATGGATGCGAGGCTCTGTCCCGGCTCATGCCCAAAGTGGTCCGGGTGCTGGAGATACTGGAGGTTCTGGTGAGCCGGAACAGCATCAGTCCCGAGACTGAGGAGCTGCGACTGGAACTGGACCGGCTCCGACTCGAGCGGATGGACCGGATGGAGAAGGAGAAGAAACATAAAAAG gACCTGGAGTTGGTGGAGGATGTGTGGAGAGGTGAAGCTCAGGATTTGTTGTCTCAGATTGCTCAGCTGCAAGAAGAAAACAAAACGCTGCTCAACAACCTGTCCATCAAAGAGTGTCCGATGACAGAAGAGGACATACAGAAACAGGAAG GTATGACCGAGAGGGAACGGCAGGTGATGAAAAAGCTGAAGGAAGTTGTAGATAGACAGAGGGATGAGATCCGTGCCAAAGACCGAGAGCTGACGCTCAAAAATGAGGACATTGAAGCA CTCCAGCAGCAGTTGAACAGGCTGATGAAGATCAACCACGACCTGCGGCATAAGATCACGGTGGTAGAGGCTCAGGGGAAAGCTCTGATCGAGCAGAAGGTGGAGCTGGAGGCGTTCGGTCAGGCACGACAACAGGAACTGGGTAACCTGCGACAGGAAGTGTCTCGTCTTAAAGAACGACTTAAAGAGCAGGGGAAGTCCAGTACTGAGACAGAGGAACCTGCAGGACCGCCATCACCTGCAAAG TTGACTAAAGCGCCTCCTGCCTGGGGTCAGGATTTAGCTTCTGAGCTCCTCGTAGGGGGCATGGAGATAGAGGAAGGGCCCCTCCATCTCATCCCAAGCACAGGGAGCCAAGGAGCCTCTACAGATGAGAGTGAGGATGAGAAGGATGATGAAGAGGCTGCGTTTTTATTG GAGGCTCTGTGTGATGAGGAAATGtccgctatagattcaaaagaccCGAATTGCCCTCGATTCACCCTGCAGGAACTGCGGGACGTCCTGCATGAGAGAAATGAACTAAAAGCTCAAGTATTTATGCTGCAAGAGGAAATCGCGTATTACAAAAG TGAAGAACAGGAGGAGGAAACAGTCCAGCCCATGTCCGACCCGTCGCCCACCTTCAGACCAAGCTCCCGGTCCAACTTTCAGCCTGAGTCGGGCATAAAACGACT GTTTAGCTTCTTTTCCCGAGACAAAACCAGAGGCTCGCAGAGGGTGGCGCAGATGGGCGAAGGCTTTGGTTCATGGGCAGGGAAAGATGACGTGTACACAGAGCAAGCCCAGGAGGCATTACAACACATGTAA
- the LOC127636164 gene encoding RILP-like protein 1 isoform X3, with the protein MEDFGSALEKNVADLTVMDVYDIAAVVGQEFERIIDQYGCEALSRLMPKVVRVLEILEVLVSRNSISPETEELRLELDRLRLERMDRMEKEKKHKKDLELVEDVWRGEAQDLLSQIAQLQEENKTLLNNLSIKECPMTEEDIQKQEGMTERERQVMKKLKEVVDRQRDEIRAKDRELTLKNEDIEALQQQLNRLMKINHDLRHKITVVEAQGKALIEQKVELEAFGQARQQELGNLRQEVSRLKERLKEQGKSSTETEEPAGPPSPAKEALCDEEMSAIDSKDPNCPRFTLQELRDVLHERNELKAQVFMLQEEIAYYKSEEQEEETVQPMSDPSPTFRPSSRSNFQPESGIKRLFSFFSRDKTRGSQRVAQMGEGFGSWAGKDDVYTEQAQEALQHM; encoded by the exons ATGGAAGATTTCGGGTCGGCGCTGGAGAAGAACGTGGCGGATCTGACGGTCATGGACGTGTATGACATCGCCGCAGTGGTGGGCCAGGAGTTCGAGCGTATTATCGATCAGTATGGATGCGAGGCTCTGTCCCGGCTCATGCCCAAAGTGGTCCGGGTGCTGGAGATACTGGAGGTTCTGGTGAGCCGGAACAGCATCAGTCCCGAGACTGAGGAGCTGCGACTGGAACTGGACCGGCTCCGACTCGAGCGGATGGACCGGATGGAGAAGGAGAAGAAACATAAAAAG gACCTGGAGTTGGTGGAGGATGTGTGGAGAGGTGAAGCTCAGGATTTGTTGTCTCAGATTGCTCAGCTGCAAGAAGAAAACAAAACGCTGCTCAACAACCTGTCCATCAAAGAGTGTCCGATGACAGAAGAGGACATACAGAAACAGGAAG GTATGACCGAGAGGGAACGGCAGGTGATGAAAAAGCTGAAGGAAGTTGTAGATAGACAGAGGGATGAGATCCGTGCCAAAGACCGAGAGCTGACGCTCAAAAATGAGGACATTGAAGCA CTCCAGCAGCAGTTGAACAGGCTGATGAAGATCAACCACGACCTGCGGCATAAGATCACGGTGGTAGAGGCTCAGGGGAAAGCTCTGATCGAGCAGAAGGTGGAGCTGGAGGCGTTCGGTCAGGCACGACAACAGGAACTGGGTAACCTGCGACAGGAAGTGTCTCGTCTTAAAGAACGACTTAAAGAGCAGGGGAAGTCCAGTACTGAGACAGAGGAACCTGCAGGACCGCCATCACCTGCAAAG GAGGCTCTGTGTGATGAGGAAATGtccgctatagattcaaaagaccCGAATTGCCCTCGATTCACCCTGCAGGAACTGCGGGACGTCCTGCATGAGAGAAATGAACTAAAAGCTCAAGTATTTATGCTGCAAGAGGAAATCGCGTATTACAAAAG TGAAGAACAGGAGGAGGAAACAGTCCAGCCCATGTCCGACCCGTCGCCCACCTTCAGACCAAGCTCCCGGTCCAACTTTCAGCCTGAGTCGGGCATAAAACGACT GTTTAGCTTCTTTTCCCGAGACAAAACCAGAGGCTCGCAGAGGGTGGCGCAGATGGGCGAAGGCTTTGGTTCATGGGCAGGGAAAGATGACGTGTACACAGAGCAAGCCCAGGAGGCATTACAACACATGTAA
- the LOC127636164 gene encoding RILP-like protein 1 isoform X2, with protein MEDFGSALEKNVADLTVMDVYDIAAVVGQEFERIIDQYGCEALSRLMPKVVRVLEILEVLVSRNSISPETEELRLELDRLRLERMDRMEKEKKHKKDLELVEDVWRGEAQDLLSQIAQLQEENKTLLNNLSIKECPMTEEDIQKQEGMTERERQVMKKLKEVVDRQRDEIRAKDRELTLKNEDIEALQQQLNRLMKINHDLRHKITVVEAQGKALIEQKVELEAFGQARQQELGNLRQEVSRLKERLKEQGKSSTETEEPAGPPSPAKLTKAPPAWGQDLASELLVGGMEIEEGPLHLIPSTGSQGASTDESEDEKDDEEAAFLLEALCDEEMSAIDSKDPNCPRFTLQELRDVLHERNELKAQVFMLQEEIAYYKSEEQEEETVQPMSDPSPTFRPSSRSNFQPESGIKRLIFTAIMPMVAAGLIPDDPTLQPIRRLISLV; from the exons ATGGAAGATTTCGGGTCGGCGCTGGAGAAGAACGTGGCGGATCTGACGGTCATGGACGTGTATGACATCGCCGCAGTGGTGGGCCAGGAGTTCGAGCGTATTATCGATCAGTATGGATGCGAGGCTCTGTCCCGGCTCATGCCCAAAGTGGTCCGGGTGCTGGAGATACTGGAGGTTCTGGTGAGCCGGAACAGCATCAGTCCCGAGACTGAGGAGCTGCGACTGGAACTGGACCGGCTCCGACTCGAGCGGATGGACCGGATGGAGAAGGAGAAGAAACATAAAAAG gACCTGGAGTTGGTGGAGGATGTGTGGAGAGGTGAAGCTCAGGATTTGTTGTCTCAGATTGCTCAGCTGCAAGAAGAAAACAAAACGCTGCTCAACAACCTGTCCATCAAAGAGTGTCCGATGACAGAAGAGGACATACAGAAACAGGAAG GTATGACCGAGAGGGAACGGCAGGTGATGAAAAAGCTGAAGGAAGTTGTAGATAGACAGAGGGATGAGATCCGTGCCAAAGACCGAGAGCTGACGCTCAAAAATGAGGACATTGAAGCA CTCCAGCAGCAGTTGAACAGGCTGATGAAGATCAACCACGACCTGCGGCATAAGATCACGGTGGTAGAGGCTCAGGGGAAAGCTCTGATCGAGCAGAAGGTGGAGCTGGAGGCGTTCGGTCAGGCACGACAACAGGAACTGGGTAACCTGCGACAGGAAGTGTCTCGTCTTAAAGAACGACTTAAAGAGCAGGGGAAGTCCAGTACTGAGACAGAGGAACCTGCAGGACCGCCATCACCTGCAAAG TTGACTAAAGCGCCTCCTGCCTGGGGTCAGGATTTAGCTTCTGAGCTCCTCGTAGGGGGCATGGAGATAGAGGAAGGGCCCCTCCATCTCATCCCAAGCACAGGGAGCCAAGGAGCCTCTACAGATGAGAGTGAGGATGAGAAGGATGATGAAGAGGCTGCGTTTTTATTG GAGGCTCTGTGTGATGAGGAAATGtccgctatagattcaaaagaccCGAATTGCCCTCGATTCACCCTGCAGGAACTGCGGGACGTCCTGCATGAGAGAAATGAACTAAAAGCTCAAGTATTTATGCTGCAAGAGGAAATCGCGTATTACAAAAG TGAAGAACAGGAGGAGGAAACAGTCCAGCCCATGTCCGACCCGTCGCCCACCTTCAGACCAAGCTCCCGGTCCAACTTTCAGCCTGAGTCGGGCATAAAACGACT GATATTCACAGCCATTATGCCGATGGTGGCGGCTGGGTTGATTCCAGATGACCCCACTTTACAGCCAATCAGACGACTTATTTCCCTT GTTTAG